The following DNA comes from Streptococcus canis.
CGCTGGTTTGGGCTTCAATATTCGGAAGTCACCCTTGAAATCGTTCCCTTGATTTTATCAGATGTTTTGAAGCTGCCAATTAAAGAATTGGTGCCCGTAGAAGATAGCAATGCCTAAAAAACCATTGAGATTTGGGATCTCAATGGTCAGTACGTAGACAAAGTCTATTTTTAGAAGGTGTCAATGGAAATGATTTAATGATCATAATGTCAACTAACTCTTGAAACGCTTATGTTATTGTGGTTCAGGAGTTTTTCTTTTCTTGCTGCTGGCTAGCGATATAGGCTAACTTTTGGCCCCTTGTTTTTCGTTTTTTGAAGAGTGCTTCAGCACTCATGGCTGCCTCCTTACTATCAAACACTTCGTAATAGAGCAAGGAGACAGGTAAGCGGTGGCGGGTATATTTGGCTCCTTTGCCGGCATTGTGTGTTTTTAAGCGTTTTTCTAAATCAGTTGTATAGCCGGTATAGAGGGTTTTATCAGCACATTCTAACACATACATATAGGCTTTTTTATGAGTCATGGCGAGGATTTCCTTGAGAAGTATTTCCAAAATAAATGTCAAAAATGCTGTCGGTATAATCACCATTTTCCTTATGAACAATTAATGGTGGTAAAATGTTGAGCCCTTCAATGGAACCGTCTTTAATTGCTTCGATGAGTAACATATTGGCATCTTTCCCCAATTTAGGGTAAACAAACTGTACCCTTTTAGGGGCAAGGCCATGAGCCCTAAGGCTGTCAATAATTTCCAAGAAGCGATCGGGTCGATGGACCATGGCTAAACGACCATTAGATTTGAGAGCATGGCGAGCCACCTGACAAATTTCTTCTAGATTGGTTGTGATTTCATGACGGGCTAATAAATAGTGTTTTGAAATATTTTTCTTGGAACTCGCATGGCTTTTGAAATAGGGAGGATTGCAGAGCATCAAGTCAACTCCCGAACGTGGCACATGATGAAGCAGGTTTTTTAAATCATCACAAATCATGGTCACTTGGTTTTCAAGCTGATTGAGCTGGATGGAGCGTTGTCCCATATCGGCAAGGCGTTCTTGCAATTCCACTTCGATAATAGACGCCTTGGTTCTAGTACTGGCAAATAAGCCAACGGCACCATTTCCAGCACACAGATCAACAATTAACCCTCTTGAGGGCACTTTGGGAAAACGGGATAAAAGGACGCTGTCAATGGAATAACTGAAGACAGCCTTGTTTTGAATAATGCGAACATCTGTTGAAAAGAGTTGGTCAATGCGTTCGCCTTCTTTTAAAAGTGATTCTATCATACCTGCTATTTTAACACAAAATGCTCCTAAGGTGAATGATATAAAAGGGATTTTGACTTCCGAAAAGTCTGTTTTCATGGTACAATGAATAGGATTATTGTAATAAAGGAGACGCTTGTGTTTTACGCTTATTTACGTGGTTTAGTTGTCTTTTTATTGTGGGTAGTCAATGGCAATGCCCACTACCACAACGAAGATAAGATATTAGATGCTTCTGAAAATTATATTTTAGTAGCACCCCATAGAACGTTTTGGGATCCTGTATACATGGCTTTTGCAGCTCGTCCTAAGCAGTTTATTTTTATGGCTAAAAAAGAATTATTTACCAATCGCCTGTTTGCTTGGTGGATAAAAATGTGTGGTGCCTTTCCAATTGACCGTGACAAACCAAGTTCAGATGCTATTCGTTACCCTGTTAATATGCTTAAAAAGAGTAATCGTTCTCTAGTCATGTTTCCAAGTGGTAGCCGTCATTCTCAAGAGGTCAAAGGAGGCGTCGCTGTGATTGCCAAAATGGCCAAAGTAAAGATTATGCCAGCTGCCTATCAAGGGCCTATGACAATCAAAGGATTATTGGCAGGGCAACGAGTAGACATGACCTTTGGCAATTCCATTGATGTATCTGACATTAAACGCATGAATGACGAAGGAATTACGGAAGTGGCTCGTCGTATTCAGGCAGAGTTTGATCGAATGGACCAAGAACTGGCTCCTTTTCAATCTGGTAAAGTAAGAAACCCTCTAAGCTATCTTTATCGTTTACCATTGGGATTGGTTTTGGTAGTGGTATTATTATTGACCATGTTGTTCTCTTATATAGCTAGTTTTGTTTGGGATCCAGATAAGCACCGTCATTAAAAATATAAGATAAGGAATCATCATTTCAAAGGGCTCAAGCTTAGTGTTTCTGCGTGGCAGATTACAGAAGCTTGGCTTTTTTGCTTGTTGAAAGGGAAATAAGAAGGGAACTATCGATTAAATCTTAGTCAGTTTAGAGGTTGACGGGTTAATTGTTGCTATTTTTTAAACTCATTTACGAATAAAAAGATGAGGTGAAAAAATGTTAGATGAATTATTAACTAAAGGAAAAAACTTGTTGAGGGAGAGGTACTCTCTTCCAGCTTTACTCAGCCTTTTATTTGGTCTTTTTCTGATACTAGGCTTAAGTCTTTTGTTCTGGGGAAATAGGCAGAGCAAGACAGATATTCCTGCTTTGAGAGAAATATCGTCTGTAAAACAGCAAGTCAGTGAGGAAAAAAAGGAAATTCAAGAAGATAGCAGTATTTTAGTGGATTTAAAAGGCGCCGTACAAAAGGAGGGAGTTTATAAGCTTGCTGCTAGCAGCCGTGTGCGAGATATCATTGAACTAGCTGGAGGCCTAACTTCAGAAGCTGATAAACATGCTATTAATCTTGCAGAAAAACTAGTTGATGAGCAGGTTGTTTATGTACCTAAGCAAGGAGAAGAGATTTCTGTGCTACCAACAGCATCAGTTTCTGGAAAAAAAGAAACTGCCAGCAAGGATCAGGTAAAGGTTCATATTAATAAGGCTAGCTTAGAAGAACTACAACATATCCCAGGTATTGGTGCTAAAAAAGCTCAGGATATTATCGATATGAGAGACAAGTTAGGTGGCTTTAAAGCGTTAGAAGATCTTCGTCAAGTTTCGGGTATTGGCGAAAAAACGCTTGAGAAATTAAAAGATGACATTTTCTTGGACTAAGCTATTGCCCCTGCCAAAGATTCAATTAGCTTTTTTGGTTTTGGTTCTCTTTTATCACATTTATAGTCCTAGCTGGTTAACTTCTCTTCTTAGTCTTGGTTTGATTTGCTTACTTGTAAAGCGTTTGTCTAAAAGAGAATTTCTCAGTGTTTTTGCCCTCCTTAGTTTATGTGCTTTGTTCTTACTCTATCAGAAACAACAGCTGACCCAAGAACTGGACATTCAGCCAGTACAAATAACCTCTGTAGAATTGATTCCTGATAGTATTCGGATTAATGGTGATCAATTAGCTGTTATTGGACGTCATGGGAAACACTCCTATCAGTTATTTTACCGTTTGAAAAGCCAAGCAGAAGCCCAATTGTTCAAAAAAGAACACCGTTGGTTAGTGCTGCACGCAAAAGTGACCTTGGAAAAAGCTGAGGAGGTTCGCAATTTTAAAGGATTTAATTA
Coding sequences within:
- a CDS encoding GIY-YIG nuclease family protein, coding for MTHKKAYMYVLECADKTLYTGYTTDLEKRLKTHNAGKGAKYTRHRLPVSLLYYEVFDSKEAAMSAEALFKKRKTRGQKLAYIASQQQEKKNS
- a CDS encoding tRNA1(Val) (adenine(37)-N6)-methyltransferase: MIESLLKEGERIDQLFSTDVRIIQNKAVFSYSIDSVLLSRFPKVPSRGLIVDLCAGNGAVGLFASTRTKASIIEVELQERLADMGQRSIQLNQLENQVTMICDDLKNLLHHVPRSGVDLMLCNPPYFKSHASSKKNISKHYLLARHEITTNLEEICQVARHALKSNGRLAMVHRPDRFLEIIDSLRAHGLAPKRVQFVYPKLGKDANMLLIEAIKDGSIEGLNILPPLIVHKENGDYTDSIFDIYFGNTSQGNPRHDS
- a CDS encoding lysophospholipid acyltransferase family protein; its protein translation is MFYAYLRGLVVFLLWVVNGNAHYHNEDKILDASENYILVAPHRTFWDPVYMAFAARPKQFIFMAKKELFTNRLFAWWIKMCGAFPIDRDKPSSDAIRYPVNMLKKSNRSLVMFPSGSRHSQEVKGGVAVIAKMAKVKIMPAAYQGPMTIKGLLAGQRVDMTFGNSIDVSDIKRMNDEGITEVARRIQAEFDRMDQELAPFQSGKVRNPLSYLYRLPLGLVLVVVLLLTMLFSYIASFVWDPDKHRH
- a CDS encoding ComEA family DNA-binding protein; this encodes MLDELLTKGKNLLRERYSLPALLSLLFGLFLILGLSLLFWGNRQSKTDIPALREISSVKQQVSEEKKEIQEDSSILVDLKGAVQKEGVYKLAASSRVRDIIELAGGLTSEADKHAINLAEKLVDEQVVYVPKQGEEISVLPTASVSGKKETASKDQVKVHINKASLEELQHIPGIGAKKAQDIIDMRDKLGGFKALEDLRQVSGIGEKTLEKLKDDIFLD